One part of the Mesomycoplasma conjunctivae genome encodes these proteins:
- the tyrS gene encoding tyrosine--tRNA ligase: MNNKEFLEDLQLRGILKDISDQDKFLNLEKGKKIYIGFDPTASSLHLGNYIAINLLQRLKQFDIPVIAVVGGATGMIGDPSFASKERVLLSNQTLLENKAKIIAQLQKFNLNVFDNLEIYKDMNIIEFLRDIGKNINIAYLLAKDSIATRIQSGLSFTEFSYQLIQGWDFKYLYENFNVVAQAGGSDQWGNMVTGLDLIKKTVANHKQDAFVMTVNLLTDENGVKFGKTFGGSPIWLDANMYSPYNLYQFLFNQSDAQAEKIIKWLSFQPLSKINELIVTHNENKKARILQKELAHEIVANIHGKSGLKSALEISDILFGKTSYQEISYENKQELKKVLPLLSSANFSAASLIEQKVFNSKRELNEFIAQGALEINGQKIAHIEMISANLKDENNLFLIKKGKKNFFIFEQK; the protein is encoded by the coding sequence GTGAATAACAAGGAATTTTTAGAAGATCTTCAACTGCGAGGAATTTTAAAAGATATCAGTGACCAAGATAAATTTTTGAATCTTGAAAAAGGTAAAAAAATTTATATTGGTTTTGATCCAACAGCTAGTTCGCTCCACCTTGGAAATTATATTGCAATTAATCTATTGCAAAGGTTAAAGCAATTTGATATTCCTGTTATCGCAGTTGTCGGTGGTGCCACTGGAATGATCGGAGATCCTTCTTTTGCTTCCAAAGAAAGAGTGTTATTATCCAATCAAACTCTCTTAGAAAATAAAGCCAAAATTATTGCTCAGCTACAAAAATTCAATCTTAATGTTTTTGATAATCTAGAAATTTATAAAGACATGAATATTATCGAATTTTTACGCGATATTGGCAAAAACATCAACATTGCCTATCTTTTAGCTAAAGACTCCATTGCCACTAGAATCCAAAGCGGACTCTCTTTTACAGAGTTTTCCTACCAACTAATTCAGGGTTGAGACTTTAAATATCTATACGAAAATTTTAATGTGGTAGCTCAAGCTGGTGGTTCCGATCAGTGAGGTAACATGGTTACTGGACTAGATCTAATCAAAAAAACAGTTGCTAATCACAAACAAGACGCCTTTGTGATGACAGTCAATTTGTTAACTGATGAAAATGGTGTTAAATTTGGAAAAACCTTTGGCGGGAGCCCAATTTGACTAGATGCTAATATGTATAGCCCCTATAATTTGTATCAATTTTTGTTTAATCAAAGCGATGCACAAGCTGAAAAAATTATCAAATGACTATCTTTTCAACCACTTAGTAAAATTAATGAACTTATTGTAACACATAATGAAAATAAAAAGGCAAGAATTTTACAAAAAGAGTTAGCTCATGAAATTGTAGCCAATATTCATGGCAAATCTGGACTTAAAAGTGCTCTTGAAATTTCGGATATTTTATTTGGTAAAACTAGTTATCAAGAAATTAGCTATGAAAATAAACAAGAATTGAAAAAAGTACTTCCACTTTTGAGTTCAGCTAACTTTAGTGCAGCTAGTTTGATTGAACAAAAAGTCTTTAATTCTAAAAGAGAATTAAACGAATTTATAGCTCAGGGTGCTCTAGAAATCAATGGTCAAAAAATTGCTCACATTGAAATGATTAGTGCTAATTTAAAAGATGAAAATAATTTATTTTTAATTAAAAAAGGTAAGAAAAATTTCTTTATTTTTGAACAAAAATAA
- the msrA gene encoding peptide-methionine (S)-S-oxide reductase MsrA → MKQIYIAAGCFWGAQAFFDKAKGVISTSVVYLNGGFEGVTYKQVCQSSGHVEAVEINYDENLITEKQLWNLFLQIVNPYSLNKQGGDKGVQYRIGIYSKSEQLLKVFAQFQKDFQASENRPNYIEILPVNDVSLAEEYHQKYLEKNPNGYCHINLDLFPIELKKEKSE, encoded by the coding sequence ATGAAACAAATTTATATAGCTGCTGGTTGTTTTTGAGGTGCACAAGCCTTTTTTGACAAAGCCAAAGGAGTTATTAGCACTAGTGTGGTTTATCTCAACGGCGGTTTTGAAGGTGTAACTTACAAACAAGTTTGCCAATCATCAGGACATGTCGAAGCTGTTGAAATTAATTACGATGAAAATTTAATTACTGAAAAACAACTATGAAATTTATTTTTACAGATAGTAAATCCTTACTCACTCAATAAACAAGGAGGTGACAAAGGAGTTCAATACCGAATTGGAATTTATAGCAAAAGTGAACAACTTTTAAAGGTTTTTGCACAATTTCAAAAAGATTTTCAAGCTAGTGAAAATCGACCAAATTATATTGAAATTTTACCAGTAAACGATGTTAGTTTAGCTGAAGAATATCACCAAAAATACCTTGAAAAAAATCCTAATGGATATTGTCATATTAATTTAGATTTATTTCCAATAGAATTAAAAAAGGAAAAAAGTGAATAA
- a CDS encoding deoxyribonuclease IV encodes MIKLGSHISFKKPYYLPGAVDESLKNKANTMMIFLGAPQTTRRVPVENYKLNEYKQMFLDIVKPEDIIVHAPYIINNASIAKHEFSNKFLIEEINRVRYIGAKYLVLHPGSHTTFSRQASIEQLIESLKYVISQTQDVVICIETMAGKGTEIGTTFEELVYIVEQVNSERIAICLDTCHIWDAGYNLHNYDDFIAKIKKSGLLKYLKVIHLNDSLNHLGSKRDRHANIGQGKIGLEALKKIVHDPLFDSIPIILETPWVDNKPIYDKEIAILLEK; translated from the coding sequence ATGATCAAATTAGGCTCACACATTTCTTTTAAAAAACCTTATTATTTGCCAGGTGCAGTCGATGAATCCTTGAAAAACAAAGCAAATACCATGATGATTTTCCTTGGAGCACCTCAAACTACTAGAAGAGTACCTGTTGAAAACTACAAACTAAACGAATATAAACAAATGTTTTTAGATATTGTCAAACCTGAAGATATCATTGTTCATGCTCCTTACATTATTAACAACGCAAGTATAGCAAAGCATGAATTTTCAAATAAATTCTTAATAGAAGAAATCAATAGAGTTAGATATATCGGAGCTAAATATTTAGTTCTTCATCCTGGTTCGCACACAACTTTTAGTCGACAAGCAAGTATTGAACAATTAATAGAATCTTTGAAATACGTGATTTCACAAACACAAGATGTTGTTATTTGCATTGAAACAATGGCTGGAAAAGGAACAGAAATTGGGACTACTTTTGAAGAATTGGTGTATATTGTTGAACAAGTCAACTCTGAGCGCATCGCAATTTGTTTAGATACTTGCCACATTTGGGATGCCGGTTATAACTTGCACAACTATGATGACTTTATAGCAAAAATTAAAAAATCAGGGCTACTAAAATATTTAAAAGTCATTCATTTGAATGACTCATTAAACCATCTTGGATCAAAAAGAGATCGCCACGCAAACATAGGACAAGGTAAAATTGGTCTTGAAGCACTAAAAAAAATTGTCCATGATCCTTTATTTGACAGCATCCCTATTATTTTAGAAACCCCATGAGTAGATAACAAGCCAATTTATGACAAAGAAATAGCAATACTTTTAGAAAAATAA
- a CDS encoding Nif3-like dinuclear metal center hexameric protein, which yields MKVEQIGNFLLEKFPLENQAPWDNSGWNLLFDEQVNKILITLDLTRDIIKKCIKMKVNLIIVHHPFYFFSSKKDEYLKAPYKKSVTSLARKNKISILALHTNYDFSNQATAYSIIKQLNLDTSNAETLDPANLLIKLDLDFNSMVQIIKKAIKIKHLQSNVKKNYKLKKVAILPGSGGIEAVLNAKKHKADLVITSDLKWSDQLAIDQHKIKVLQVSHLIEQCFIYNISDILKENFAKIEIHTILQKEILENI from the coding sequence ATGAAAGTTGAACAAATTGGCAATTTTTTACTAGAAAAATTTCCTTTAGAAAACCAAGCACCTTGAGATAATTCAGGTTGAAATTTGTTATTTGATGAGCAAGTAAACAAGATTTTAATAACTCTGGATTTAACACGCGATATCATTAAAAAGTGTATAAAAATGAAGGTAAATTTAATAATTGTGCATCATCCATTTTATTTTTTTTCTAGCAAAAAAGATGAATATTTAAAAGCTCCTTACAAAAAAAGTGTAACATCGCTTGCAAGAAAAAACAAAATTAGTATTCTAGCACTACATACTAATTATGATTTTAGCAATCAAGCAACAGCTTATTCAATTATTAAACAATTAAATTTGGATACTAGCAATGCAGAAACATTGGATCCTGCCAATTTATTAATAAAGCTAGATTTGGATTTTAATTCAATGGTTCAAATAATTAAAAAAGCTATAAAAATAAAGCATTTACAATCAAATGTGAAAAAAAATTATAAATTAAAAAAGGTTGCAATTTTACCTGGAAGCGGTGGTATTGAAGCCGTTTTAAATGCCAAAAAACATAAAGCAGATTTAGTCATCACCTCCGATTTAAAATGATCAGATCAATTAGCTATAGATCAACATAAAATAAAGGTTTTGCAAGTCAGTCATTTAATTGAACAATGTTTTATTTACAATATTAGTGATATCTTAAAAGAAAATTTTGCTAAAATTGAAATACATACTATATTACAGAAAGAGATTTTAGAAAATATCTAA